From a region of the Acidimicrobiia bacterium genome:
- a CDS encoding 2,3,4,5-tetrahydropyridine-2,6-dicarboxylate N-succinyltransferase, protein MAELQAQIEELWANRETLEAQDADANAIIHEAVGLLDSGGARVAEPGPDGVVVNQWLKYAILLLFKQAQMSTIETPPFEYADKIPLKSNFEAQGVRVVPGALARWGSYLAPGVIMMPSFVNIGAWVGENTMVDTWATVGSCAQIGRNVHLSGGVGIGGVLEPANAVPVVIGDECLIGSRCIVAEGARVGEGVVLGAGAVLTASIPVIDAETGEEISRGEIPPWCVAVQSTRSREFSGGTFGLPCVLVIKRLTEGERHNKSALNDVLRSHGVST, encoded by the coding sequence ATGGCAGAACTCCAAGCACAAATAGAAGAACTCTGGGCTAATCGAGAAACGTTGGAGGCTCAGGACGCCGATGCCAATGCGATTATCCATGAGGCCGTGGGGTTGCTGGATTCCGGTGGCGCTCGGGTAGCCGAGCCAGGACCTGATGGGGTGGTGGTCAACCAGTGGCTCAAATACGCCATCTTGTTGTTGTTTAAACAGGCGCAGATGTCCACCATTGAGACGCCGCCTTTTGAGTACGCCGACAAAATTCCTCTTAAGTCTAATTTTGAGGCCCAGGGAGTACGAGTGGTTCCTGGGGCGCTGGCCCGTTGGGGCAGTTATTTGGCGCCGGGGGTCATCATGATGCCCAGCTTTGTCAACATTGGGGCGTGGGTGGGTGAAAACACTATGGTCGATACCTGGGCCACCGTAGGGTCGTGCGCTCAAATTGGCCGCAACGTGCACCTTTCTGGCGGGGTAGGTATCGGTGGGGTGTTAGAGCCCGCCAATGCAGTGCCGGTAGTTATTGGCGACGAGTGTTTAATTGGTAGCCGGTGCATTGTTGCCGAAGGCGCCCGAGTGGGCGAGGGTGTGGTGCTGGGTGCAGGGGCGGTGCTTACCGCTTCTATCCCGGTTATTGATGCCGAAACCGGCGAAGAAATTAGCCGGGGGGAAATCCCGCCGTGGTGTGTGGCGGTGCAGTCCACTCGGTCACGAGAGTTTTCTGGCGGCACCTTCGGTCTGCCTTGCGTGTTGGTCATTAAACGCCTCACCGAGGGGGAGCGCCACAACAAGTCGGCTCTTAACGATGTGCTGCGTAGCCATGGCGTGAGCACCTGA
- a CDS encoding aminotransferase class I/II-fold pyridoxal phosphate-dependent enzyme encodes MNQSSGFVPPPMPFDGQSALRQQAELLPGGAVDLSIGTPVDPVPDLIAAVLADPDPARPYPTLAGRRIIENAIVSWLDSRLNVSVTPAEIGTCIGTKELVAGLPHLLKLRDPSRDTILYPEVAYPSYAMGAALAGCRAVPVAMDDQWRLDVSSIDPQDAQRALALWVNTPGNPAGGLDDLEEVAEWGRSNGVPVFSDECYVEFTWNGPARSILHYGHQGVVAVHSLSKRSNLAGLRFGFYAGDQDLVSYLRETRRHQGLMVPGPAQAAAVVALGDQDHVAVQHQRYLNRLNLLIEVLGQMGVEACLPGGSFYLWVAAPQGDAAGLISRLAQELGVVATLGEIYGERGAGYVRLAAVATDERLALVAQRASALS; translated from the coding sequence ATGAACCAGTCATCGGGATTTGTGCCGCCCCCCATGCCCTTTGATGGGCAGAGCGCTTTACGTCAACAGGCAGAACTGTTGCCCGGTGGGGCCGTAGATTTGTCTATCGGTACGCCGGTAGACCCCGTACCGGACCTCATCGCTGCGGTGCTGGCCGACCCAGACCCGGCCCGGCCTTACCCCACGTTGGCTGGCCGACGCATTATTGAAAACGCCATTGTCTCTTGGTTGGATAGCCGGCTAAATGTTTCCGTAACCCCAGCCGAAATAGGTACCTGCATCGGTACCAAAGAGTTAGTGGCGGGGTTGCCTCATCTGTTGAAACTCCGTGACCCTTCGCGGGACACTATTTTGTACCCCGAAGTGGCTTACCCTTCGTACGCCATGGGGGCAGCGCTAGCCGGGTGTCGTGCCGTGCCGGTGGCTATGGACGATCAGTGGCGGCTAGATGTTTCGAGCATTGACCCGCAAGATGCCCAACGGGCACTGGCTTTGTGGGTAAATACCCCGGGTAATCCGGCTGGCGGCCTTGACGATCTTGAAGAAGTTGCCGAATGGGGCCGCAGCAACGGGGTGCCGGTGTTTAGCGACGAGTGCTACGTGGAGTTCACTTGGAATGGCCCTGCTCGTTCAATTTTGCATTATGGCCATCAAGGGGTGGTGGCGGTGCATTCGTTATCTAAGCGCTCCAATTTGGCGGGTTTGCGTTTTGGGTTTTACGCCGGTGATCAAGACCTGGTGAGTTATTTGCGAGAGACCCGCCGTCACCAGGGGTTAATGGTTCCGGGCCCTGCTCAAGCGGCGGCCGTGGTGGCTTTGGGCGACCAAGACCACGTGGCGGTGCAGCATCAGCGTTATTTGAACCGTTTGAACTTGTTGATTGAGGTGTTGGGGCAGATGGGCGTGGAGGCTTGCTTGCCGGGGGGATCGTTTTATTTATGGGTGGCAGCCCCGCAAGGAGACGCCGCGGGGCTAATTAGCCGGTTGGCTCAAGAACTCGGAGTGGTCGCCACCTTGGGTGAAATCTACGGGGAGCGTGGAGCGGGCTATGTTCGCTTGGCTGCGGTGGCCACCGATGAGCGCTTAGCTTTGGTGGCCCAGCGGGCCTCGGCCTTAAGTTAA
- the hflX gene encoding GTPase HflX, which produces MGDQPAEETEELDEAFEGDHRGAFGEFGGESSGFIDRAFRERIVLASVTLPGDNIEEAEASLDELARLVDTAGADPVARVQQNRLSPDRATYVGSGKAEEIRQISESLDADTVVFDNELSPAQQGNLEKILKRSALDRTAVILDIFAQNASSPEGKAQVELAQLRYRLPRLRRSGRTFSQQAGGIGTRGPGETQLEVDRRRLMRRITKLEGNLKQLRKNRATQSKSRKRTSNRAVAIVGYTNAGKSTLLNALTDAGVLVEDRLFATLDATTRRLALAGGEAVFLTDTVGFVRKLPHQLVEAFTSTLDVVIDADLLLHLVDASDPDPSGSINAVRTVLKEIGADTVPEVFVFNKADLDPVAAQQLKAREPGSVVCSATTGEGLEDLLEVVGSHLRRLTRTVDLLIPFDRGDILAQVHREGEVVNETSGSQGWLIRARFEEASVGRLEEFIDPEAKTNS; this is translated from the coding sequence ATGGGTGACCAGCCAGCAGAAGAAACCGAAGAACTTGATGAAGCGTTCGAAGGCGACCACCGGGGGGCGTTTGGCGAGTTCGGTGGCGAAAGCAGCGGTTTTATTGACCGGGCTTTTCGTGAGCGCATTGTGTTGGCTTCGGTAACTTTGCCGGGCGACAACATTGAAGAAGCCGAAGCGTCTTTAGATGAACTGGCTCGACTGGTTGACACGGCGGGGGCCGACCCGGTGGCTCGGGTACAGCAAAACCGTTTATCGCCCGACCGAGCAACCTATGTGGGCAGCGGTAAAGCCGAAGAGATTCGTCAAATATCTGAGTCTCTGGACGCCGACACCGTGGTTTTTGATAACGAGTTGTCTCCGGCTCAACAAGGTAATTTAGAAAAAATATTGAAACGCAGTGCCCTGGATCGCACAGCGGTCATCTTGGATATTTTTGCGCAGAACGCTTCGAGCCCGGAAGGTAAAGCGCAAGTCGAACTTGCTCAGTTGCGTTACCGGTTGCCGCGATTGCGTCGTTCGGGGCGTACTTTTTCTCAGCAAGCGGGCGGTATCGGCACCCGTGGCCCGGGTGAAACGCAACTCGAGGTAGACCGTCGACGGCTTATGCGTCGTATCACTAAATTGGAAGGCAACTTAAAACAGTTGCGCAAAAACCGGGCCACCCAATCGAAGTCTCGCAAACGAACCAGCAACCGTGCGGTGGCCATCGTGGGTTACACCAACGCCGGAAAATCCACCTTGTTGAATGCGCTCACCGATGCCGGGGTGTTGGTAGAGGACCGCTTGTTTGCCACCTTGGACGCCACCACCCGGCGTCTTGCCTTGGCCGGTGGCGAGGCCGTGTTTTTGACCGACACGGTGGGTTTTGTGCGCAAACTTCCCCATCAACTGGTGGAAGCCTTCACCTCAACGCTTGATGTGGTGATCGATGCGGACCTTTTGTTGCATCTCGTGGATGCCTCAGACCCCGACCCCTCCGGCAGCATTAACGCCGTGCGCACGGTGTTAAAAGAAATTGGTGCCGACACCGTGCCGGAAGTTTTCGTCTTTAATAAGGCTGACCTTGACCCAGTGGCTGCTCAACAGTTGAAGGCCCGCGAACCGGGTTCGGTGGTGTGTTCGGCCACCACCGGCGAAGGCCTTGAAGATCTCTTAGAAGTAGTGGGTTCGCACCTTCGGCGTTTGACCCGCACCGTTGATCTGTTGATCCCTTTTGACCGTGGAGACATCTTGGCTCAAGTGCATCGGGAAGGCGAGGTAGTCAACGAGACCAGTGGCAGCCAAGGTTGGCTAATACGGGCTCGTTTTGAAGAAGCTTCGGTAGGCCGATTAGAAGAGTTCATTGACCCAGAAGCCAAGACAAACTCATGA
- the dapF gene encoding diaminopimelate epimerase — MQISRYHGLGNDFLIAFAETIPSQAPALARRFCDRSSPWGADGLVFGTPGTQNQYMFSLFNADGGRAEVSGNGLACFGHALAKKLSVDDLSLEVDTTAGPRSIKVDGAANQDQVMATVGMGKPQKGPDFAGLNLDLAGLGGGRMDSIDLGNPHLVIEVDNIDSVDLAQVGPAVEAFFMPTGCNVHIVQAQDANALTMRPWERGVGLTEACGTGATATALVAHRWGLVGGEVAVSMPGGVANITVEGEPTYRCRSTFETTFEVTDG, encoded by the coding sequence ATGCAGATCAGCCGCTACCACGGGTTAGGCAACGACTTCTTGATTGCCTTTGCCGAAACGATCCCCAGTCAGGCGCCCGCCTTGGCGCGCCGCTTTTGTGATCGCTCCAGCCCGTGGGGAGCCGACGGCCTGGTGTTCGGTACCCCCGGTACCCAAAACCAATACATGTTTTCGTTATTTAATGCCGATGGCGGTCGGGCCGAAGTAAGCGGAAACGGTTTGGCGTGCTTTGGTCATGCTTTGGCGAAAAAGCTTTCCGTTGATGACCTTTCTCTTGAAGTTGACACCACAGCCGGGCCGCGCTCCATAAAGGTAGATGGCGCCGCGAACCAAGATCAGGTAATGGCCACCGTGGGTATGGGTAAGCCTCAAAAGGGCCCGGATTTTGCGGGGTTAAACCTTGACCTCGCGGGCCTCGGTGGAGGCCGTATGGATTCCATAGATTTAGGCAATCCGCATTTGGTGATCGAAGTCGACAACATAGATTCGGTTGATCTTGCGCAGGTGGGCCCCGCCGTAGAGGCCTTCTTTATGCCCACCGGTTGCAACGTGCACATCGTGCAAGCCCAAGACGCTAACGCTCTGACCATGCGCCCCTGGGAGCGTGGTGTAGGGCTGACCGAGGCCTGTGGCACCGGGGCCACTGCCACTGCTTTGGTGGCGCACCGTTGGGGACTGGTGGGCGGCGAGGTAGCGGTGTCTATGCCTGGCGGGGTGGCCAACATCACTGTAGAAGGCGAACCGACCTACCGTTGCCGGTCTACTTTTGAAACAACTTTTGAGGTAACTGATGGGTGA